The DNA sequence CCTCGACCGCGACGCCGTCGTCATCTGCGACGGGGGCGACTTCGTTTCCTATGCCGGTCGGTTCATCGACTCCTACGAGCCCGGCTGCTGGATGGACCCCGGACCCTACGGCTGCCTGGGCACCGGGCTGGGCTACGCCGTGGCCGCCAGGGTCTGCCGCCCCGACCGCCAGGTCGTCCTGCTGCTTGGTGATGGTGCCCTGGGGTTCTCGGCCATGGACGTCGACACCCTCGTGCGCCACCGGCTCCCGGTCACCATGGTCGTGGGCAACAACGGGATCTGGGGTCTCGAGAAGCACCCGATGCGGGCCCTCTACGGCTACGACGTGGCCGCCGACCTCCAGGCGGGCTGCCGCTACGACGAGGTGGTGCGGGCGCTTGGCGGGGCCGGGGAGACGGTCGAGGTACCCGAGGAGGTCGGCCCCGCTCTGGACCGGGCCCTGGCCTCCGGGGTGCCGTACCTCGTGAACGTGCTCACCGACCCGGCGGTCGCCTACCCCCGCTCGTCCAACCTGGCGTAGCTCCGGGACCTCTCAGTGGGCCTTCTTCAGGAAGGGCTCGACCTCCACGACGACCCGGGTGAGCTTGCCCGCGCCGACGAGGCCTCCGGCGTCGCTGGCGGCGACGGTGAAGGTGAGCCGGCGCCCCTCGACCTTCTCGAGGGTGGCCTCCGCCGTCACCGACCTGCCGATCCCGGTCGGGGCCAGATGGTCGAACTGCACCCGCATGCCGACCGTGGTGAGACCAGGTGCCAGCTCGCCGCGGATGGCCTGGACGCACGCTTCCTCGCACAACCCGACCAGGCGCGGGGTGGCCAGCACGGGGACGTCTCCCGACCGCAGCATGGCGGCGGTGTCGGCCTCCGTGACCCGCAGGGTGGCCCGACCGGTCAGGCCGATAACGATGGACACGACGGTACGATACGGGTCGGCTGGCGCTGCTGGCCAGACGGTTCCCGACGGCACCCCGCCGGAGGGCAGAAGGAGTGCTCGTGATCGACTCTTCCGTGGTGGACCGCGTCCTCGGTGAGGCCCTGCGCACCGGCGGCGACTTCGCCGAGCTGTTCGTCGAGGACCGGCGGACCTCGGCGGCGTCCCTCGACGACGGCAAGGTCGAGGAGCTGTCGTCCGGGCGCGACCGCGGTGCCGGAATCCGGGTCGTGATGGGCGAAACGACCGGGTTCGCCCACACCGCCGACCTGTCGGAGGCGGGCCTTCGGGCCGCAGCAGGGGCGGCTGCGGCGGTGGCACGCGGCGGCGGCGGTGGCCGCGTCGTGGCCGTGACGCCCTCCACGGCACCCCGCCACAGCGACGTGTCCACCTACCCCGAGACCGTGGCCAAGGCGAAGAAGGTCGAGCTGCTGACCCGCGCCGACGAGGCGGCCCGGTCCGAAGGGGCTGCGATCACCCAGGTGGCGGCCGGTTACGGCGACAGCCGCCGGCGGATCCTGGTGGCCAACAGCGACGGGCTCCTGGTCGGCGACGACCAGGTCCGGACGCGCCTCGGCGTCTCGTGCGTCGCCGTGGGCGACACCGGCATGCAGACGGGGTACGAGACGGCCGCCCTCACCGTTGGCTTCGAGCTGTTCGACCGGGTCCAGGCCGAGGAGGTCGCCCGCGAGGCGGCGCGGCGGGCCCTGACCAAGCTCTCGGCCCGACCGGCGCCG is a window from the Acidimicrobiales bacterium genome containing:
- a CDS encoding hotdog domain-containing protein, with the protein product MSIVIGLTGRATLRVTEADTAAMLRSGDVPVLATPRLVGLCEEACVQAIRGELAPGLTTVGMRVQFDHLAPTGIGRSVTAEATLEKVEGRRLTFTVAASDAGGLVGAGKLTRVVVEVEPFLKKAH